A stretch of Bradyrhizobium sp. CCBAU 53338 DNA encodes these proteins:
- the dprA gene encoding DNA-processing protein DprA: MLRPQGDAVDAINRSAELTEADRIDRLRLIRSDNVGPRTFRSLVDHFGSARAALERLPDLARRGGASRSGRICSADEAKAELAASRQFGIAWLAPGEDGYPARLAMIDDAPPLLAVRGNVATPMRPMIAIVGSRNASGAGLKFAGQLARELGEAGFVIVSGLARGVDQAAHRTSIASGTIAVLAGGHDCIYPPEHGDLLTAILDHTGAAVSEMPLGHEPRARDFPRRNRLISGAALGVVVVEAAHRSGSLITARMAAEQGREVFAVPGSPLDPRAAGTNDLIKQGATLVTEAADIINAVQPIMERPLMHPMGEPDSEPFESDPQGHDRDQITRLLGPAPITIDDLVRMSGASPAIVRTVLLELELAGKLERHGGGLVSLI; the protein is encoded by the coding sequence ATGCTGCGCCCACAAGGAGACGCCGTGGACGCCATCAACAGAAGCGCAGAGTTGACCGAGGCTGACAGGATCGACCGCCTGCGGCTGATCCGCTCCGATAATGTCGGGCCGCGTACATTCCGATCGCTGGTCGATCATTTCGGCTCGGCGCGAGCCGCGCTGGAGCGGCTGCCGGACCTGGCGCGCCGCGGCGGCGCGTCACGATCCGGGCGCATCTGCAGCGCGGACGAGGCGAAGGCCGAGCTCGCCGCGAGCCGCCAGTTCGGCATCGCCTGGCTCGCGCCCGGCGAGGACGGCTATCCGGCGCGGCTGGCGATGATCGACGATGCGCCGCCGTTGCTCGCCGTGCGCGGCAACGTCGCAACGCCGATGCGGCCGATGATCGCCATCGTGGGCTCGCGCAATGCCTCCGGCGCGGGCTTGAAATTCGCCGGCCAGCTCGCGCGCGAGCTTGGCGAGGCCGGCTTCGTCATTGTCTCGGGCCTTGCCCGCGGCGTCGACCAGGCCGCGCATCGCACCAGCATCGCGAGCGGCACGATCGCCGTGCTCGCCGGCGGACACGACTGCATCTATCCGCCCGAGCACGGCGACTTGCTCACTGCGATCCTCGACCACACGGGCGCTGCGGTCTCCGAAATGCCGCTCGGCCACGAGCCGCGCGCCCGCGACTTTCCTCGCCGCAACCGCCTTATCTCCGGCGCCGCGCTCGGCGTGGTCGTGGTGGAGGCCGCGCATCGCTCGGGCTCGCTGATCACCGCGCGCATGGCGGCCGAGCAGGGCCGCGAGGTGTTCGCCGTCCCGGGTTCGCCGCTCGATCCGCGCGCCGCCGGCACCAACGACCTGATCAAGCAGGGCGCAACACTCGTCACGGAAGCCGCCGACATCATCAACGCGGTTCAGCCGATCATGGAGCGGCCGCTGATGCATCCGATGGGCGAGCCCGACAGCGAACCGTTCGAGAGCGACCCGCAAGGCCACGACCGCGATCAGATCACGCGCCTGCTCGGCCCTGCCCCCATCACGATCGACGATCTGGTGCGGATGTCCGGCGCCTCGCCCGCGATCGTGCGCACGGTGCTGCTGGAGCTCGAACTCGCCGGAAAGCTCGAGCGTCATGGTGGCGGATTGGTGTCGCTGATCTAA
- a CDS encoding SDR family NAD(P)-dependent oxidoreductase has product MRLKNKTALITGGNSGIGLATARLFVAEGAKVIITGRNKETLEAAAKELGPNAIALAADATDIAATEAAIKKGTDKFGKLDILFANAGIPGGTPLGSATLEVFEKVISTNLTGVFFTVQSALPYLNDNASIILNGSVISVLGIPGYSAYGAAKAGVRAMARIMASELSPRGIRVNVVAPGAIRTPIWGAAIATPEAEKAFEKRIALSTPLGRIGEPDHISKTVLFLASDDAAHVQGQEIFVDGGAVASPSGAPIYRG; this is encoded by the coding sequence GTGAGGCTGAAGAACAAGACGGCACTGATTACCGGCGGCAACAGCGGCATCGGACTGGCAACGGCAAGGCTGTTCGTGGCCGAAGGCGCGAAGGTAATCATCACCGGGCGCAACAAGGAGACGCTGGAGGCCGCCGCGAAGGAACTTGGCCCGAACGCGATTGCACTTGCGGCTGATGCCACCGACATCGCCGCGACCGAAGCTGCGATCAAGAAGGGCACCGACAAGTTCGGCAAGCTCGACATCTTGTTTGCCAACGCCGGCATCCCCGGCGGCACGCCGCTGGGATCAGCGACGCTCGAGGTGTTCGAGAAAGTCATCAGCACCAATCTCACCGGTGTGTTCTTCACGGTGCAGTCGGCGCTGCCTTATCTCAACGACAACGCCTCGATCATCCTCAACGGCTCGGTGATTTCAGTGCTCGGCATTCCCGGCTATTCGGCTTACGGCGCCGCGAAGGCGGGCGTGCGGGCGATGGCGCGGATCATGGCTTCGGAACTGTCGCCCCGCGGCATTCGCGTCAACGTGGTCGCGCCGGGTGCGATCCGCACGCCGATCTGGGGCGCGGCGATCGCAACACCCGAAGCGGAGAAGGCGTTCGAGAAGCGCATCGCGCTGTCGACGCCGCTCGGCCGGATTGGTGAACCCGATCACATTTCGAAGACGGTGCTGTTCCTTGCGTCTGACGATGCCGCGCATGTTCAGGGACAGGAGATCTTCGTCGATGGCGGAGCGGTGGCGTCTCCGAGCGGAGCGCCGATCTATCGCGGTTGA
- a CDS encoding dihydroorotase codes for MLTDRRPILLANARVVDPSRDFDGPGDVLIADGIIRETRRGIGAAGVPEGTDVINCSGKIVAPGLIDMRAFVGEPGFSHRETFASASQAAATGGITTIICQPDTSPVIDNSATVDFVMRRARDTAIVNIQPMAALTKGMRGEEMTEFGLLKAAGALAFSDGDRSVTNSQVMRRALTYARDFDALIVHHTEDPDLVGEGVMNEGEFASRLGLMGIPKAAEAVMLERDMRLVALTGGRYHAASLSCIESLEILKRAREAGLAVSASVSINHLALNENDIGPYRSFLKVSPPLRTEDDRRALVEAVASGLVDVIMSDHNPQDVEVKRLPFAEAAPGAIGLETMLPAGLRLVHNDELDLKTLIRAMSTRPAELLGLAGGTLRPGAPADVVVIDPDVPWVVDPADLKSPCKNTPFDEARFTGRAVRTIVGGRTVYEHV; via the coding sequence ATGCTGACCGACCGCCGCCCGATCCTGCTCGCCAACGCTCGCGTCGTCGATCCGTCCCGCGATTTCGACGGCCCCGGCGACGTCCTGATTGCCGACGGCATCATCCGCGAGACCCGCCGCGGCATTGGAGCCGCCGGCGTCCCCGAAGGAACCGACGTCATCAACTGTTCGGGCAAGATCGTCGCGCCCGGCCTGATCGACATGCGCGCCTTCGTCGGCGAGCCCGGCTTCAGCCATCGCGAGACCTTTGCCTCTGCGAGCCAGGCAGCCGCGACCGGCGGCATCACCACCATCATCTGCCAGCCCGACACCTCGCCGGTCATCGACAATTCGGCGACCGTCGATTTCGTGATGCGCCGCGCGCGCGACACCGCGATCGTCAACATCCAGCCGATGGCCGCGCTGACCAAGGGCATGCGCGGCGAGGAAATGACCGAGTTCGGCCTGCTCAAGGCCGCCGGCGCCCTGGCCTTCAGCGATGGCGACCGCAGCGTGACCAATTCGCAGGTGATGCGGCGCGCGCTGACCTACGCCCGCGATTTCGACGCGCTGATCGTGCATCACACCGAGGACCCCGATCTGGTCGGCGAAGGCGTGATGAACGAGGGCGAGTTCGCCTCGCGCCTCGGCCTGATGGGCATCCCGAAGGCCGCCGAGGCCGTGATGCTCGAACGCGACATGCGCCTGGTCGCGCTGACCGGCGGCCGTTATCACGCCGCTTCGCTGTCGTGCATCGAGTCGCTCGAGATCCTGAAGCGCGCCCGCGAAGCCGGCCTTGCCGTCAGCGCCTCCGTCTCTATCAACCATCTTGCGTTGAACGAGAACGACATCGGCCCCTATCGCTCGTTCCTGAAGGTCTCGCCGCCGCTGCGCACCGAGGACGACCGCCGCGCGCTGGTGGAAGCGGTGGCATCCGGCCTCGTCGACGTCATCATGTCCGACCACAATCCCCAGGACGTCGAGGTCAAGCGCCTGCCGTTCGCGGAAGCCGCCCCCGGCGCGATCGGCCTCGAGACCATGCTGCCGGCGGGCTTGCGGCTGGTTCACAATGACGAACTCGACCTCAAGACCCTGATCCGGGCGATGTCGACACGGCCGGCTGAACTGCTCGGGCTAGCGGGCGGAACCCTGCGCCCCGGCGCGCCGGCCGACGTCGTCGTGATCGACCCCGACGTGCCCTGGGTGGTCGATCCCGCCGACCTCAAATCGCCCTGCAAGAACACCCCGTTCGACGAAGCGCGCTTTACAGGTCGCGCGGTCAGGACCATCGTCGGCGGGCGCACGGTGTACGAGCATGTCTGA
- a CDS encoding helix-turn-helix domain-containing protein gives MVKRTSFEGDACPIARSLEAIGDWWSLLVIREALFGVRRFGEFQSKLGMARNILSARLRSLVDHGILETAPASDGSAYSEYVLTAKGRGTFPILVALRQWSEEFDDHPEQIATILVDRAKGRPVRKLEMHAEDGRLLSPADTMLKPRPAPRRRAAG, from the coding sequence ATGGTGAAACGAACGAGCTTTGAGGGCGATGCCTGCCCGATCGCACGCTCGCTGGAAGCGATCGGCGACTGGTGGTCGCTGCTGGTCATCCGCGAGGCGCTGTTCGGCGTGCGCCGTTTCGGCGAATTTCAGAGCAAGCTCGGCATGGCCAGGAACATTCTGTCGGCGCGGCTGCGATCGCTGGTCGACCACGGCATCCTGGAAACCGCCCCCGCCTCCGACGGCAGTGCTTATTCTGAATATGTATTGACGGCGAAGGGCCGCGGCACCTTCCCGATCCTGGTGGCGCTGCGGCAATGGAGCGAGGAGTTCGACGACCATCCCGAGCAGATCGCGACCATCCTGGTCGATCGCGCGAAGGGCCGCCCGGTCAGGAAGCTCGAAATGCACGCGGAGGACGGGCGGCTGCTCAGTCCCGCCGACACCATGCTGAAACCGAGGCCCGCGCCGCGCCGGCGCGCGGCAGGATAG
- a CDS encoding aspartate carbamoyltransferase catalytic subunit, translating into MTSKSTFVLGHRHLLGIEGLSAADITGLLDLSEEYVELNRQVDKKRTVLRGRTQVNLFFEASTRTQSSFELAGKRLGADVMNMSVSSSSIKKGETLVDTAMTLNAMHPDILVVRHHASGAVELLARKVDGSVINAGDGAHEHPTQALLDALTIRRNKSRIEGLVVAICGDVLHSRVARSNIILLNTMGARVRVVGPSTLLPPGIERMGVEVARDMREGLNGADIVMMLRLQRERMNGSFVPSTSEYFHYFGLDQKKLGYAKPDALVMHPGPMNRGVEIDTAVADGAQSLIREQVEMGVAVRMAVLEALARNLPNA; encoded by the coding sequence ATGACATCGAAATCGACCTTCGTCCTCGGCCACCGGCATTTGCTGGGCATCGAGGGCCTTTCCGCGGCCGACATCACCGGCCTCCTCGACCTGTCCGAAGAATACGTCGAGCTCAACCGCCAGGTTGACAAGAAGCGCACCGTCCTGCGCGGACGGACGCAGGTGAACCTCTTCTTCGAGGCCTCCACCCGAACCCAGTCCTCGTTCGAGCTCGCCGGCAAACGGCTGGGCGCCGACGTCATGAACATGTCGGTGTCCTCCTCGTCCATCAAGAAGGGCGAGACGCTGGTCGACACCGCGATGACGCTCAACGCCATGCACCCTGACATCCTGGTGGTGCGCCATCATGCCTCCGGCGCCGTGGAACTGCTGGCCCGCAAGGTCGACGGTTCCGTGATCAATGCCGGCGACGGCGCGCATGAGCATCCGACCCAGGCGCTGCTCGACGCGCTCACCATCCGCCGCAACAAGAGCCGGATCGAAGGCCTCGTGGTCGCGATCTGCGGCGACGTGCTGCATTCGCGGGTCGCCCGCTCCAACATCATCCTGCTCAACACGATGGGCGCCCGCGTTCGCGTCGTCGGCCCCTCCACGCTGCTGCCGCCCGGCATCGAGCGGATGGGCGTCGAGGTCGCGCGCGACATGCGCGAGGGCCTCAACGGGGCCGACATCGTCATGATGCTGCGGCTCCAGCGCGAGCGTATGAACGGCTCCTTCGTGCCGTCGACCTCTGAATATTTCCACTATTTCGGGCTCGACCAGAAGAAGCTCGGCTACGCCAAGCCCGACGCGCTGGTGATGCATCCCGGCCCCATGAACCGCGGCGTCGAGATCGACACTGCGGTTGCCGACGGCGCACAATCCCTGATCCGCGAACAGGTGGAGATGGGTGTTGCCGTGCGCATGGCGGTGCTGGAAGCGCTCGCCCGTAACCTGCCGAACGCGTGA
- a CDS encoding M15 family metallopeptidase, with amino-acid sequence MHFVKSIRLAIIAIAAASSAHAQSLPGGFVYLRDVDPSIVQDIRYATSSNFVGRPLAGYGAGECVVKREVGLRLRAVQQDLAAQQLSLKMFDCYRPARASLDMVRWSQNGHETAADRRYNPRIPKTELFRLGYIASHSQHSTGAALDLTLVDLKADNSAKIDPSKAYADCTAPVAERLPEGSVDMGTGYDCTDAMGHTAAPSITRDQRAWRKRLVAAMAKQGFVNYSKEWWHFSLPGAGGAAYDFPIQPRRN; translated from the coding sequence ATGCATTTCGTTAAATCAATTCGATTGGCAATCATCGCGATCGCTGCTGCTTCATCCGCCCACGCCCAATCGCTCCCCGGCGGATTCGTCTATCTGCGCGATGTCGATCCCAGCATCGTCCAAGACATCCGCTACGCCACCTCGAGCAATTTCGTCGGCCGTCCGCTCGCCGGCTACGGCGCGGGCGAATGCGTGGTGAAGCGCGAAGTCGGGTTGCGGCTGAGGGCGGTTCAGCAGGATCTCGCCGCGCAGCAGCTGTCGCTCAAGATGTTCGACTGCTACCGGCCGGCGCGCGCCTCGCTCGACATGGTGAGGTGGTCGCAGAACGGCCACGAGACGGCGGCCGACCGGCGCTACAATCCGCGGATTCCCAAGACAGAACTGTTTCGCCTCGGCTATATCGCGAGCCACTCGCAGCATTCGACGGGGGCCGCGCTCGATCTCACGCTGGTCGATCTCAAGGCGGACAATTCCGCCAAGATCGATCCCTCGAAGGCCTACGCCGATTGCACGGCGCCGGTCGCGGAGCGGCTGCCGGAAGGCAGCGTGGATATGGGCACGGGCTATGATTGCACGGATGCAATGGGGCATACCGCAGCACCATCGATCACACGGGATCAGCGCGCCTGGCGCAAGCGGCTGGTGGCTGCGATGGCGAAGCAAGGCTTTGTGAACTATTCGAAGGAGTGGTGGCATTTTTCCCTGCCGGGGGCGGGCGGGGCGGCCTATGATTTCCCGATCCAGCCGCGACGGAACTGA
- a CDS encoding helix-turn-helix domain-containing protein, whose product MGTSLRPAHIDFPAPARPDPNHADCRGVASVLSRVGDKWSVFVIMMLSDGPKRFNELKRMINGISQRMLTLTLRGLERDGLVTRTIFPTIPPRVDYELTDLGRGLSQPVEALGKWAKDHLVQIEAARSQFDERNDR is encoded by the coding sequence ATGGGCACATCTTTGAGACCTGCACACATCGATTTTCCTGCTCCAGCGAGACCCGATCCGAACCATGCGGACTGCCGTGGGGTGGCTTCCGTGCTGTCCCGCGTCGGCGACAAGTGGAGCGTGTTCGTCATCATGATGCTGAGCGACGGGCCGAAGCGCTTCAACGAGCTCAAGCGCATGATCAATGGCATCTCGCAGCGGATGCTGACCTTGACCCTGCGCGGGCTGGAGCGCGACGGCCTCGTCACGCGGACGATCTTCCCGACCATTCCGCCGCGCGTGGATTACGAGCTGACCGATCTCGGTCGCGGGCTGTCGCAGCCGGTCGAGGCGCTCGGCAAATGGGCGAAGGACCATCTGGTGCAGATCGAGGCGGCACGCTCGCAATTCGACGAGCGCAACGATCGTTAG
- the plsY gene encoding glycerol-3-phosphate 1-O-acyltransferase PlsY, producing the protein MGFDAFLPVAFVIGYLLGSVPFGLVLTRLAGTQDLRSIGSGNIGATNVLRTGRKGLAAATLLLDALKGTAAVVISGYIAGPNAAMVAGLGAFLGHLFPVWLKFKGGKGVAVYIGILLGLFWPGAAVFCLLWLATAFTTRYSSLSALVAAFITPLFLWWFGHLALASLFAVLTLLLFYMHRENIKRLQVGKEGRIGEKT; encoded by the coding sequence ATGGGGTTTGATGCATTCCTGCCGGTGGCCTTCGTCATCGGCTATCTGCTCGGCTCTGTCCCGTTCGGGCTGGTGCTGACCAGGCTCGCCGGCACGCAGGATCTGCGCTCGATCGGCTCCGGCAATATCGGCGCCACCAACGTGCTGCGCACGGGCCGCAAGGGCCTCGCCGCGGCGACCCTGCTGCTCGACGCGCTCAAGGGCACCGCGGCGGTCGTGATCTCGGGCTACATCGCCGGCCCCAATGCCGCAATGGTGGCCGGCCTCGGCGCCTTCCTCGGCCATCTCTTCCCGGTCTGGCTCAAATTCAAGGGCGGCAAGGGCGTCGCCGTCTATATCGGCATCCTGCTCGGCCTGTTCTGGCCGGGCGCCGCCGTGTTCTGCCTGCTGTGGCTGGCGACCGCTTTCACCACCCGCTATTCCTCGCTCTCGGCGCTGGTGGCGGCGTTCATCACGCCGCTGTTCCTGTGGTGGTTCGGCCACCTCGCACTGGCCTCCCTGTTCGCGGTGCTGACGCTGCTGCTGTTCTACATGCACCGCGAGAACATCAAGCGGCTGCAAGTAGGAAAAGAAGGCCGCATCGGCGAGAAGACCTAA
- a CDS encoding patatin-like phospholipase family protein yields the protein MSETIDGTHDEGAQETAASRLLLTTSIWSDVPSPPAAPEPAPVSPPAPSVQAHAPVAATAEPAEPTRPTQWPPRKLSLALQGGGTFAAFTWGVVERLLEEPSIAFDAISGASAGAINALLLAGGLAEGGREGARNRLNRFWLRLMHEASFRSLMLVGGFSPAGSSVAFGPTLRSGQFDPFDLDPLRQALSRDINFAALRDPKCPKLLIAATRIRDGQQQVFGNDAITADVALASTCPPLVHCAVEIDGAAYWDGGFGGNPPLIKLAQQSTTADLLLIQVTPTRDSYVPITLAAIDRRLDQIAANAALKAEIAAIAWAQSHAAPTLRLSTIAAEDSIEGLAQRSSTDLGRGFIRTLHRSGREAAERWVRQGATGAEARRALPTAEPALA from the coding sequence ATGAGCGAGACGATTGACGGCACGCACGATGAAGGCGCGCAGGAGACTGCGGCAAGCCGCCTGCTCCTGACGACCAGCATCTGGTCCGACGTGCCCTCGCCGCCTGCTGCGCCAGAACCTGCTCCCGTTTCGCCGCCGGCCCCCTCCGTGCAAGCGCATGCGCCGGTGGCCGCGACGGCCGAGCCCGCCGAGCCGACTCGCCCCACTCAATGGCCGCCGCGCAAACTGTCGCTTGCGCTCCAGGGTGGCGGCACGTTTGCCGCCTTCACCTGGGGCGTGGTCGAACGGCTACTTGAAGAGCCATCCATTGCATTCGACGCGATCAGCGGCGCGAGTGCCGGCGCGATCAACGCGCTGCTGCTCGCTGGCGGTCTTGCCGAGGGCGGCCGCGAAGGTGCCCGCAATCGCCTGAACCGGTTCTGGCTCCGGCTGATGCACGAAGCCTCGTTCCGCTCGCTGATGCTGGTCGGCGGTTTCTCGCCGGCCGGAAGCTCCGTCGCGTTCGGCCCGACGCTGCGCTCGGGCCAGTTCGATCCGTTCGATCTCGACCCGCTCCGGCAAGCCCTCTCGCGCGACATCAATTTTGCAGCTTTGCGCGATCCAAAATGCCCAAAGCTCCTGATCGCAGCGACGCGCATCCGCGACGGGCAGCAGCAGGTCTTCGGCAACGACGCCATCACCGCCGACGTTGCGCTCGCCTCGACCTGCCCGCCGCTGGTTCACTGCGCCGTCGAAATCGACGGCGCGGCGTATTGGGATGGTGGCTTCGGTGGCAATCCGCCGCTGATCAAGCTGGCGCAGCAATCGACAACCGCCGACCTTCTGCTCATCCAGGTCACGCCCACGCGCGACAGCTACGTCCCGATCACCCTCGCCGCGATCGATCGCCGTCTCGACCAAATCGCCGCCAACGCTGCGCTCAAGGCCGAGATCGCGGCGATCGCGTGGGCGCAGTCGCACGCTGCACCGACGTTGCGGCTATCGACAATCGCCGCAGAGGATTCGATCGAGGGCCTTGCGCAACGCTCGTCCACCGATCTCGGCCGAGGCTTCATCCGCACGCTGCACCGAAGCGGCCGCGAAGCCGCCGAGCGCTGGGTCAGGCAAGGCGCAACAGGCGCAGAGGCCCGGCGCGCCCTGCCCACGGCCGAACCCGCGCTAGCCTGA
- a CDS encoding FMN-dependent NADH-azoreductase: MKLLHIDSSVLGPHSVSRQVSAAIVDRLGQATPSLEVAYRDLTQTPLAHLSGSHLAAAQGAPAPAELAPDLAASAAVLNEFLDADVVVIGAPMYNFTIPSQLKAWIDRVMVAGKTFKYGASGPEGLAGGKRVIFAISRGGYYGAGTPAAALEHLESYLRGVFAFMGITSPEFIVADGIQVGPEHREKALAGALQAATSLRAA; encoded by the coding sequence ATGAAACTCCTCCATATCGACTCCAGCGTCCTCGGCCCCCACTCCGTCTCCAGACAGGTTTCTGCCGCCATCGTCGACCGCCTCGGGCAGGCGACGCCCTCGCTCGAGGTCGCCTATCGCGATCTGACCCAGACCCCGCTGGCTCACCTCTCCGGCTCGCACCTCGCGGCCGCCCAAGGCGCGCCCGCGCCAGCGGAACTCGCACCCGATCTCGCGGCAAGCGCAGCCGTGCTGAATGAGTTCCTCGATGCAGACGTCGTCGTGATCGGCGCGCCCATGTACAATTTTACGATCCCGAGCCAGCTCAAGGCCTGGATCGACCGCGTGATGGTGGCGGGGAAGACGTTCAAATATGGCGCGAGCGGCCCGGAGGGCCTTGCCGGCGGCAAGCGCGTGATCTTCGCGATTTCGCGCGGCGGCTATTACGGTGCGGGTACGCCTGCCGCCGCGCTCGAGCATCTCGAAAGCTATTTGCGCGGCGTGTTCGCATTCATGGGCATCACGAGCCCCGAATTCATCGTCGCTGACGGCATCCAGGTTGGCCCTGAGCATCGCGAGAAAGCGCTGGCCGGCGCGCTCCAGGCGGCCACCAGTTTGCGCGCGGCGTAA
- a CDS encoding amidase, whose amino-acid sequence MISLADLQRRIEAGELSPDDAVAQSHAAIEAREKDIRAFVRHDKSAKAQTAGPLRGIAVGIKDIIDTANMPTEMGSEIYRGWQPRADAPVVMMLKRAGATIIGKTTTTAFASRDPTPTLNPHNPGHTPGGSSSGSAAAVGAGMIPLALGTQTGGSVIRPAAYCGAAAIKPSFRMLPTVGVKCYSWALDTVGLFGARAEDLARGLLGMTGRTEFAGIAPAKSPRIGVVRQEFAEAVEPAAEEGLLAAIKAAEKAGASVQSIDLPEAVKEAWRIHPIIQDFEAHRALAWEFDERHDEIAPMLRASLDETVGLTPKEYDDARRIARRGRRELGELFEGFDVLLTYSAPGTAPAKELASTGSPRYNRLWTLMGNPCVNVPTMKVGGLPIGVQVIARFGNDPGALAAAWFLENALARSG is encoded by the coding sequence ATGATCTCGCTTGCCGACCTCCAGCGCCGCATCGAAGCGGGGGAGCTTTCGCCCGATGACGCCGTCGCCCAGTCACATGCGGCGATCGAGGCCCGGGAGAAGGACATCCGCGCCTTCGTCCGCCACGACAAGTCGGCAAAAGCGCAAACTGCCGGACCCCTGCGCGGCATCGCCGTCGGCATCAAGGACATCATCGATACCGCCAATATGCCGACCGAGATGGGCTCGGAGATCTATCGCGGCTGGCAGCCGCGCGCGGACGCGCCTGTCGTGATGATGCTGAAGCGGGCGGGCGCCACCATCATCGGCAAGACCACGACCACGGCGTTCGCCTCGCGCGATCCGACCCCTACGCTCAATCCGCACAATCCCGGCCACACGCCGGGCGGCTCGTCCTCGGGCTCGGCGGCGGCCGTCGGCGCCGGCATGATCCCGCTGGCGCTGGGCACCCAGACCGGCGGCTCGGTGATCCGTCCCGCCGCCTATTGTGGTGCTGCTGCGATCAAGCCGTCGTTCCGCATGCTGCCGACGGTCGGCGTGAAATGCTATTCGTGGGCGCTCGACACGGTCGGCCTGTTCGGGGCGCGTGCGGAGGATCTCGCGCGCGGACTTCTGGGAATGACCGGCCGCACAGAGTTCGCAGGCATCGCGCCGGCGAAGTCACCGCGCATCGGCGTGGTCAGGCAGGAGTTTGCGGAAGCCGTGGAGCCGGCGGCGGAAGAGGGCCTGCTGGCCGCGATCAAGGCGGCCGAGAAGGCCGGCGCCAGCGTACAGTCGATCGACCTGCCCGAGGCGGTCAAGGAGGCCTGGCGCATCCATCCCATCATTCAGGATTTCGAGGCGCATCGCGCGCTCGCCTGGGAGTTCGACGAACGCCATGACGAGATCGCGCCGATGCTGCGTGCCAGCCTCGATGAGACGGTCGGCCTGACGCCGAAGGAATACGACGATGCGCGCCGGATCGCCCGCCGCGGCCGTCGCGAGCTCGGCGAGCTATTCGAAGGTTTCGACGTGCTGCTGACTTATTCGGCGCCGGGCACCGCGCCGGCCAAGGAGCTCGCCTCGACCGGCTCGCCTCGCTACAACCGGCTGTGGACGCTGATGGGCAATCCTTGCGTCAACGTGCCCACGATGAAGGTCGGCGGCCTGCCGATCGGCGTGCAGGTGATCGCGCGCTTCGGCAACGATCCGGGCGCGCTGGCGGCTGCGTGGTTTCTGGAGAATGCGCTGGCGAGGTCAGGCTAG